A stretch of the Polyangiaceae bacterium genome encodes the following:
- a CDS encoding 3-hydroxyacyl-CoA dehydrogenase/enoyl-CoA hydratase family protein — protein sequence MTTPIRRVGVVGAGVMGAGIAAHFANASVEVVLLDIVPPNLSDAEKKDPRARNRFAEGGLDKAIKARPAAFFHKSRAALVKTGNLEDDFAALSGCDLVIEAIIERLEPKRALFERLEKTLGPDAVVASNTSGLRIQDMLEGRSASFKQRFLVMHFFNPVRYMKLLELVAGPETSQAVKDRVEHFGREVLGKGIVWAKDTPNFVGNRIGTHAMLLGIQQMLADKLAPEDLDAITGEPMAHPKSASFRTADLVGLDTVVHVADNCYQALTSDPEREVFQLPEYIREMVKAGHLGNKTKGGFYKKAGDDIQTFDPYEKGYRGRGGSKEIRAKCKEIASEENPRERVRKLFADPGPAGTFAWKLTGRALLYAAKMIGEITDSVAAIDDAMRWGYAWELGPFETWDAIGFTAALERMEKDGLAIPESVKKMKASGATAFYKDGKIFDLGKGSYVAQKTDPKSVPIALLRKGDKPVLQTSSAEAWDVGDGVLSITYRSKANSLDPDVIAMLHQATERAERDFRALIIANEGEHFSVGANLFGVVVAAQQKQWDELDKMVNALQQACQRMKYAKVPVVAAPYGMAVGGGLEVCLAADAIQAAAETYAGLVEVGVGLVPAGGGCLNLVWRALEGVPEGADVIVQSLVAAVFKNIATANVATSALMAQELGYFRKTDGISFDKARVASDAKARAIGMAESGYHAPTPRSYVLPGESGVATISMLVDTMVAGGFATEYDGVIARKLARILCGGAAGAAGPVPEQRILDLERETFLSLCGEQRTLDRMQHMLMNNKPLRN from the coding sequence ATGACTACCCCCATTCGCCGCGTCGGCGTGGTCGGAGCCGGCGTGATGGGCGCCGGCATCGCAGCGCACTTTGCCAATGCCAGCGTCGAGGTCGTCCTCCTCGACATCGTTCCCCCGAACCTGAGCGACGCGGAGAAGAAGGACCCGCGGGCGCGCAATCGCTTCGCCGAGGGTGGGCTCGACAAGGCCATCAAGGCCAGACCGGCGGCGTTCTTCCACAAGAGCCGCGCGGCGCTGGTGAAGACCGGCAACCTGGAGGACGACTTCGCGGCGCTCAGCGGCTGCGATCTGGTCATCGAGGCCATCATCGAGCGGCTGGAGCCCAAGCGCGCGCTGTTCGAGCGGCTGGAGAAGACCCTGGGGCCCGACGCGGTGGTGGCGTCGAACACCTCGGGCCTGCGCATCCAGGACATGCTGGAAGGCCGCAGCGCGAGCTTCAAGCAGCGCTTCCTGGTCATGCACTTCTTCAACCCCGTGCGCTACATGAAGCTGCTCGAGCTGGTCGCGGGGCCGGAGACCAGCCAGGCGGTGAAGGACCGCGTCGAGCACTTCGGGCGCGAGGTGCTGGGCAAGGGCATCGTCTGGGCCAAGGACACGCCGAACTTCGTCGGTAACCGCATCGGCACCCACGCCATGCTGCTGGGCATCCAGCAGATGCTGGCGGACAAGCTGGCGCCGGAGGACCTCGACGCCATCACTGGTGAGCCCATGGCGCACCCGAAGAGCGCCAGCTTCCGCACCGCGGATCTGGTGGGCCTCGACACCGTCGTGCACGTCGCGGACAACTGCTACCAGGCGCTGACCAGCGATCCGGAGCGCGAGGTGTTCCAGCTCCCGGAGTACATCCGCGAGATGGTCAAGGCGGGGCACCTCGGCAACAAGACCAAGGGCGGCTTCTACAAGAAGGCCGGCGACGACATCCAGACCTTCGATCCGTACGAGAAGGGCTACCGCGGACGCGGGGGCAGCAAGGAAATCCGCGCCAAGTGCAAGGAGATCGCCAGCGAGGAGAACCCGCGCGAGCGCGTGAGGAAGCTCTTCGCGGACCCGGGGCCCGCGGGCACCTTCGCCTGGAAGCTGACGGGGCGCGCGCTGCTCTACGCGGCCAAGATGATCGGCGAGATCACCGACAGCGTGGCCGCCATCGACGATGCGATGCGCTGGGGCTACGCCTGGGAGCTCGGCCCCTTCGAGACCTGGGACGCCATCGGCTTCACGGCTGCGCTCGAACGCATGGAGAAGGACGGCCTGGCCATCCCGGAGAGCGTCAAGAAGATGAAGGCCAGCGGCGCCACCGCCTTCTACAAGGACGGGAAGATCTTCGACCTCGGGAAGGGCAGCTACGTCGCGCAGAAAACGGATCCGAAGAGCGTGCCGATTGCGCTCCTGCGCAAGGGCGACAAGCCCGTGCTCCAGACCTCGAGCGCCGAGGCCTGGGACGTGGGCGACGGTGTCTTGTCCATCACCTATCGGAGCAAGGCCAACAGCCTGGACCCCGACGTCATCGCCATGCTGCACCAGGCGACGGAGCGGGCGGAGCGGGACTTCCGCGCGCTGATCATCGCCAACGAAGGCGAGCACTTCAGCGTGGGCGCGAACCTGTTCGGCGTGGTCGTGGCCGCGCAGCAGAAGCAGTGGGACGAGCTCGACAAGATGGTGAACGCGCTCCAGCAGGCGTGTCAGAGGATGAAGTACGCCAAGGTCCCGGTGGTCGCGGCGCCCTACGGCATGGCCGTGGGCGGCGGGCTGGAGGTGTGCCTGGCGGCGGACGCCATCCAGGCGGCGGCGGAGACCTACGCGGGCCTGGTCGAGGTTGGCGTGGGCCTGGTCCCGGCCGGTGGCGGCTGCCTGAACCTGGTCTGGCGCGCCCTGGAGGGCGTGCCGGAGGGCGCCGACGTCATCGTGCAGTCGCTGGTCGCCGCGGTGTTCAAGAACATCGCCACCGCAAACGTGGCCACCAGCGCGCTGATGGCGCAGGAGCTAGGCTATTTCCGCAAGACGGACGGCATCAGCTTCGACAAGGCTCGCGTCGCCAGCGACGCGAAGGCGCGGGCCATCGGCATGGCCGAGTCCGGCTACCACGCGCCCACGCCGCGGAGCTACGTGCTGCCCGGTGAGAGCGGGGTGGCCACCATCTCGATGCTGGTGGACACCATGGTCGCCGGCGGCTTCGCCACCGAATACGACGGCGTCATCGCGCGCAAGCTCGCCCGCATCCTGTGCGGCGGCGCGGCGGGCGCGGCGGGACCGGTCCCCGAGCAGCGCATCCTGGATCTCGAGCGCGAGACGTTCCTGTCCCTGTGCGGCGAGCAGCGCACGCTCGACCGCATGCAGCACATGCTGATGAACAACAAGCCGCTCAGGAACTGA